ATAACACTTCCAAAGTTATTTCAGACACTATTGCAGtccaataattttgaacacGGTTGCTTCAGAATGTTCCAGTACGACCCAATTGAGATTGTAAttgtgtttgaaaaaagttacacagGAGGCACGTCTGGAACAATTACTTACAACAATGGCGAGTCGGAGTTCTCTATTCAATTTAATAGGATGAGCTTTGAAATTAACAGACGTTCTTAACAGTATGAACTGTTTTGTATTTGATtggttttattatttttatatgtaACAGTAATATAATTCAGGAGTGGTACAATTGAAGCTCGGaatgaaactaaatttttaaacgagacaacaccaaaaaagtttaatgagCTCAGTGACCCAATTGTGAATTAATCTatctttttgatttgaaaagtcATGGGAGTAATTTTTAAGAGGAATTTCTTGTTGTGTCGCATGTAATTGATTATTGGCCAGTGATTACTTTGATAATTAGGTATGAATACATTTGCAATTTCAATTGGATCAAAATTGCCTGATTCGAAGTTGGCGTATTTGAAATTGTCGGATCTCGtcaaaatctgaaacagtTTTATTACAATTATTAATTGAATTCCGCGTAATTTCCGAGTATACTTGTATTAGGAGaatcaaaaaaggttttataAGACATAAAACTTACATCTTTGATTTTAATAGCATCTTCTTTGGTGAAAAGGTCCACTGAAATGTCGAAATAGGTgagatgaaaaaaatgttcaattttcatggaaaaattggcatttgaAAATAGCACagcttttgcatttttccattgatATCCATGAATCCTGGCtgttcatttgaaaaagaagagaacGTGTGAATTGTTTCAAGCGTTCTAGCTTCAAAAAACGGCAGAATTGTGTCCATTTCCTTGCTACTCAGCTCCCACTTTAGTTTTCTGACTTTCAAAGAAGTCATTACACTTAGGACTTTTGTTAAAACATAGAAATTGTTTTGCCGATCTTGTTCGGTTTGAAACATCacataaaaagtttttgccaCTGCCACCTTCGTCAatgctttttcaaaatcttgaagGGCAACTTGCCTATGATCTCCTCCGCTTAttcgtttctttttgttttcacatGTTATCCTGCATTCGTTTCCTACAGAAGTATAGTGGAATGTTTTCTCATTGAAGAATATTCTAGTCTTATCGTCTTCGAAACATATTCCCAATGTATTAAAAAGATTGTCTTGCTCATCAATAGTTTGACGAAAGCGACGTGTAACTTTTTTAGCGACAAGCCTTCAAAATACAATAGGTATGAATAAAACTTTGCAGAGATCTCACCTATCGCAAGGTTCCAATTTGCTACAGAGTTCTTGCCAAACTTTTCTGGGCATACTTTGTAGTGAGAAAGCAGGTTTTTTGTTTGGTCGGGGCGGTAAACTGAAAGAGCGTATTGAAATACGTTACTATTAATGTcttctaataaaaataatttggaagtCGTCAAGTTATATGCGCAGCTACAAGGGAAACtgcgagaaaaaagaaaaatatatcaaagaaaaaatctaaattgattttgaaaaattaattgaacgGACTGATATATTTTCCATAAACTTTAGTAAATTGCCCGAAAGTACGAGTTTtactagaatttttgaaaactccagCTTAACTTGTAACAActtaacaaaatattgaagGACAAACAACTACTTGAGACTAGGGCTGGCAGCGGGTCGACACACCTTTTTGGGTCGACACAAAAACGTGTCGCGGGTCGACACGCGACACCTTTTTACAGTAGGAGGCTAGTAAAACACCACGCGAAAGCGTGTCGCGTGTCGACCCGCGACCCATTTCGTGTCGACACGCGACCCATCGACCCACTGAAAAAGAGTCGCGGGTCGACACGCGACCCATCGAGCGTGTCGCGTATCGACCCATTTCGACCCATTGCCAGCCCTACTTGAGACAAAGACgcgacacatttttttaaattgcaaaaacttacccatggaaaaattgaacaaaactcCTGCACCACTCTTTTTCGGAAAGGTTGTTGGACATATCTAGTAATGGATTGACCAAACTTTGCTCATCGCTAAAATGTAAGCATTAATGTTTCACAGAAATTAACTCAATTCACCTTATTTCGTCCTCCAAGTCATGATTGCCATTGTAAAATTTATAGAACCAGTAGTCAAATTCTTGGTATGAAATACGTTCTTTCAATGATctgcatattttttgatacGCTTCGAACACTGGTTTCTTCTGGAGAACTTCGTAAAGAATACAGGATCGAATGAATGTTTTGGAGTATGGGGCTTTAGCGGTGGCAGACATTTTTGATCGATAGATTGCAAATCTGTAAACGAGTGTTCTATTAAATTAGTTTAAATATTACAggaaaaaacagtttttaagcAAATAAACTACATCAATAGTTTAGGCATAGCAATATTTTTGGCAAGCCATTCTTCCGGGTTGACATCAATCAAAGTTAGAGAACACGGCAAATGCCGGAGAATTAAACGGTGAGAgaaaaataatgtgaaaaGAGATAAGGCATTCtcgcaacaacaaaaaaattatttcacaaTTCTTTTGTCgcccgattttttttgaagaaattagcaactattaaaattcaaaactttagaaaacaaaaatggatgacttttttggaaagaagCTTCCCAGTTTCTTCTCGGAACTTGAAGAAAGTGCAAAAAACTTGTGAGTTAgttattcaacaattttcaatcagaacttttttcatattcagtGTCAACACTCTTCCGACGACTTTGAAGAATTTGCCTGTACTCCTCCCAACGCCGAATATTGGCATAAGcagtgtttgaaaaaacatgtattgatttacgagaaaaaaaacatttttcaggtcgTTTCAACGGAgagaatttttgtgaatgaCACGCCAATAACACCTAGGTGAGATCATCTTTACCGTTGACCTCTAGTTTTGTTTaatgtttctctttttctcttgttCTTACCATTGCTTCACCGCAAGCAAACGCACATGTTATTACTATCACATAGGCATACATacataataaaactttcagaCCACTGTTCCGGGTGGCTGTAACCATACCAAACAGTCAAATTTCAATCCGAACATGCATCCTTTATGAGCATCTTCACGGGAAAAATGTTGGACAAGCATATGAAAGCTTCTGCGACAAAGTTGGAAATGGTGTCATTGATTTAAGATCTTTCGAATTTTGGTTTAATCGATTCCGAACTGGAAATCATGATTTAGACTATGACATTGAGTGAGTaacaatattcaaatttgaatttaatttttttatttatttaacttcaaaaataaaaaaaaccagcaTGGTAATAATACAACAAAAGTAATTTAGTTAAATATAATAAATGAGTAAAGAGTATGAAATGGATAAGAAAGCAAGTGGGAAGGAATATACCAAAAGGTAGGATAATAAATAGATGAAGTTAGGaatgaaaagcaaaaaaaaaacggtttagCACCGGGGGATGTTGAGATCaatattgtgaaaatttcatgtttcagCTCGGAACTTGAACCTCGTTCTTTGGCAGAAATGCACAAGGACATTATGAGAAACATTTTAAGAGAGCTCAACTCCGAACCCACGTAAACTGAAATCTGATACTACATAACCTTAAACTTCAAACTCAGAATTTCTCCCGGACCTTCGGACCGCTACCAAGAAGAATATGAGTATTTTCCTGTCTACAATCAGCTTAAAGAGCTTATCCAAGAACTGCAAGTTGGAATAGAGCCCGTGTAGGAACAACGTTTCCATATTTACAAATTTctcgaacatttttcagagaagcCGAACCTGTCAAACAAGCCGATATTGACAAAAAAGTGCTGCGTGGatatattttgtttgaatGCTTACAgggaaattcaacttttgagGCTTATGAGAAACTATGTGATactgttggaaaaaatgtagTCAAGTACTGGGAGTTTGAACATTGGTATCAGAAGATTGAAGCAGGGGATTCCAGTATGGAATCTGACATTGAGTAAGTTTTACTTTTGAATTATATACATTAGGAAGCTATAGTTAATTTCACAGTGCTCGCTATATgctaatttttcatatttcagttTTGGTAAAGAGATCCGATCACTGTCCACAATGCCTAAAGACATAGCTGGGGAAATAATGAACAAACTGGGATTAAAAGAAAAGTGTGCTTGATATCAATgtgtaaatttatcaaaaaaaacttttcagactAGTGATGCGAAAAGTCTCTAAAAATCTTCGCCACTTCATGGACAACCTGAGCATTGACGTTGAGAAAATTAGTCTGAAAATCTACAatacaaaatcaattttgcaatttgatGAAAACGAAATAATCTATCTGGACAGGAAGGACAACTGTAACGTGTTATATGATGATCAAGAAAAGCTTGTGAAAAGTGGAAACTATGCAATAACAGCTTTGAATGATTGGTCCGTGgtcatgaaaaataaaaagcttAAGCTGAAAGTGTTCCAATTATTCATATCAGTCGAAAAGAGCGACCATcagaaaatctataaaactATGAACACggttttgagaaattcaaacTGTTCATACATAGAGAAGATCACACTAGAGGGATTTTCATTCAGTGAAGTTGCTAAGATACTTCGGAATTTTAAATCAGGAATACTGCAAGAGATTGTGCTGGGCTCGCCAACTGATAACGCCGATATTGAGAAGTTGGTTGATATGAGACAATGGAAagaggcaaaaaattttgaaagcagTCGGAAC
This is a stretch of genomic DNA from Caenorhabditis elegans chromosome V. It encodes these proteins:
- the fbxa-188 gene encoding F-box domain-containing protein (Confirmed by transcript evidence) produces the protein MSATAKAPYSKTFIRSCILYEVLQKKPVFEAYQKICRSLKERISYQEFDYWFYKFYNGNHDLEDEISDEQSLVNPLLDMSNNLSEKEWCRSFVQFFHGLPPRPNKKPAFSLQSMPRKVWQELCSKLEPCDRLVAKKVTRRFRQTIDEQDNLFNTLGICFEDDKTRIFFNEKTFHYTSVGNECRITCENKKKRISGGDHRQVALQDFEKALTKVAVAKTFYVMFQTEQDRQNNFYVLTKVLSVMTSLKVRKLKWELSSKEMDTILPFFEARTLETIHTFSSFSNEQPGFMDINGKMQKLCYFQMPIFP
- the fbxa-189 gene encoding F-box domain-containing protein (Confirmed by transcript evidence), translating into MDDFFGKKLPSFFSELEESAKNFVNTLPTTLKNLPVLLPTPNIGISSVVSTERIFVNDTPITPRPLFRVAVTIPNSQISIRTCILYEHLHGKNVGQAYESFCDKVGNGVIDLRSFEFWFNRFRTGNHDLDYDIDSELEPRSLAEMHKDIMRNILRELNSEPTISPGPSDRYQEEYEYFPVYNQLKELIQELQVGIEPVEAEPVKQADIDKKVLRGYILFECLQGNSTFEAYEKLCDTVGKNVVKYWEFEHWYQKIEAGDSSMESDIDFGKEIRSLSTMPKDIAGEIMNKLGLKEKLVMRKVSKNLRHFMDNLSIDVEKISLKIYNTKSILQFDENEIIYLDRKDNCNVLYDDQEKLVKSGNYAITALNDWSVVMKNKKLKLKVFQLFISVEKSDHQKIYKTMNTVLRNSNCSYIEKITLEGFSFSEVAKILRNFKSGILQEIVLGSPTDNADIEKLVDMRQWKEAKNFESSRNCIMTIPIENLFHFSRFDVSLKSLSKSDAILIREKLLKSSDFEHGCFRMFNYDPIDILNVFEQNYSGGSSGSITYRNEESEFRIQFDTMNFETIRIS